From one Methylomonas paludis genomic stretch:
- a CDS encoding electron transport complex subunit E: MNPSILFSAPYRKIARDGLWDNNVVLTQNLALCPLLAVTGTATNGLGMGLATMVVMVAASAAVSVSRHLIPAEIRIPIFVLLIAALVTLVDIFLNAWMHELHKVLGLFIPLIVTNCVILGRAEAFASKQAVMPSMWDGLMMGAGFTLTMVILGAAREITSQGTLFANASVLLGEGFQFLETIIIHDYKGFLLTALPPGGFIMLGFMVAAKRLLELKFKKKTQAPLANLNDSILEGGEL; the protein is encoded by the coding sequence ATGAATCCATCCATTTTATTTTCAGCTCCTTACCGCAAAATTGCCCGTGATGGTTTATGGGACAATAATGTGGTACTTACCCAAAACTTGGCTTTGTGCCCTTTGCTGGCTGTCACCGGTACCGCTACCAACGGCTTGGGCATGGGACTGGCCACTATGGTGGTGATGGTGGCGGCCAGTGCTGCCGTCTCTGTGAGCCGACACTTGATTCCTGCCGAAATTCGCATTCCCATTTTTGTGCTGTTGATTGCGGCGCTGGTTACGCTGGTGGATATTTTTCTAAATGCCTGGATGCATGAATTACATAAGGTTTTAGGTCTGTTTATTCCCTTAATTGTGACCAATTGTGTGATTCTGGGCCGAGCTGAAGCCTTTGCCTCCAAACAAGCAGTTATGCCTTCCATGTGGGATGGATTGATGATGGGTGCCGGCTTTACCCTTACTATGGTGATTTTGGGTGCCGCCAGAGAAATTACTTCCCAAGGCACATTATTTGCCAATGCCTCAGTTTTGCTGGGAGAAGGCTTTCAATTTTTGGAAACTATTATCATCCACGATTACAAAGGCTTCCTACTCACGGCCTTACCACCGGGTGGTTTTATTATGCTGGGCTTCATGGTGGCAGCCAAACGCTTGCTGGAACTAAAGTTCAAGAAAAAAACCCAGGCTCCCCTTGCCAATTTAAACGATAGTATATTGGAGGGTGGCGAATTATGA